The genomic region GTCAAAGATGTTAGAGAAGTCATAGACAAGGCAAAAAATTCTGGAGGTTTGTTTACAGCAAAAAACCCAATATTATTTATAGACGAGATTCATCGTTTTAGTAAATCACAACAAGATTCTTTGCTAGCAGCTGTTGAAAAAGGATGGGTTACCCTAATAGGCGCAACGACTGAGAATCCAAGCTTTGAAGTCATCCCTGCATTATTATCCAGATGTCAAGTTTATGTATTAGACGCTTTCGCGAAAGCGGACCTAGAAGAACTACTACATAGGGCTATAAAGGTAGATGAAGTATTAAGTAATAAAGATATCACACTTGCCGAAACAGAGGCTCTACTGCGCATAAGCGGCGGTGATGCTAGAAAGCTGCTCAACATATTTGAATTAGTGATTAACAGTCAACCATTAGGCCCTATTGTAATTACTAATGAATTAGTTTTTGAACAAGTACAATCTAATCCTGCTAGATATGATAAGACTGGAGAACAGCATTATGACATTATAAGTGCTTTTATTAAATCTATAAGAGGAAGTGATCCCAATGCTTCAGTATACTGGCTAGCAAGGATGATTGAAGGTGGAGAGGATTTAAAATTTATAGCACGACGTATGCTTATTCTTGCCAGTGAAGATATAGGGAATGCAAATCCAACAGCTCTTATTATGGCTAATAACGCATTTCAAGCGGTCTCTACGATAGGTTATCCAGAATCTAGAATCATCTTGAGTCAATGTGCTATTTACCTCGCAACATCAATTAAAAGTAACGCTTCTTATCTAGCCATAGGACAGGCTCAACAAATTGTTAAGCAAACAGGTGACTTACCAGTTCCATTAGGCTTAAGAAATGCTCCTACAAAGTTGATGAAAGAACTAGGATATGGTCAGGAATATAAATATGCTCACGATCATCCTGGCAACTTTGCTCAGTATGACTTTTTACCTAAAGAGATTAGTAAAACAAAATTTTTTGAACCAGGTAATAATCCTAGAGAGCAAGCTCAAAGAGAGTTTTTAGAGAAACGCTGGAAGGATCATTATGATTATAAGCCTAATAAAGGTTGAATAGACATTAAATCGTGAACAACGACCTCATCTTGTGGTATTTGTTGATTTGTAGTATGAAACCAAATCGTTTTTAAACCTATGCGTTGAGCTCCTAGTATATCTGCTGCATAACTATCTCCTATCATTAAACTATTTTCCACACTTGCTCCAGCCATTTCTAAAGCTTGATAGAAAATTTGAGGCGCAGGCTTTTTATATCCGGCAGCCTCTGCAGTGAGAACAACATTGAAATAATCACTCAACCCAGCTTTATCAATCTTATTTTGTTGTACGCCATTAAAACCATTAGTTATTAAATGCATTTTAAACTTACCTTTAAGATTATCTAATAGTTCCGTACATCCAGGAAAGAGATGATTATTATTAGGCAAGTATTGAATGTATAAATCTGCAAAAAGATTTATTTGATCATCATTTATAGTATAGTTACAAGCCTCAAAAGCAGTTTTTAATCGTTGATAACGCAATTCTTCTTTTGTAATTAGATTTTCCCTAAATTTTCTCCAAAACTCTAAATTGAGAGGTTCATAAATATTGATGAATGTATCTAAATCGAGTTTAATATCATGTTCTTCAAAAATTTGTTTGTAAGCTAACTTACTATTCAAGTCAAAATCCCATAACGTGTGATCTAAGTCAAAAAAAAGATGCTCTATATTTTTAAACATGATATGTCAATAATTTTTAATGATGGTGTATATATGAGACCGCTTTTTTAAATCCAATTGAGCGTTATCAAAAATTACTATAAAATTACCCGTGACAGAATGTGCATATTTGAGTAGCTTATCAATAATGGCTTGCTGACCATTAAGCATAAAATGTTCTATGCTTCTATAATGTAACGCATATGGATAAACCCTTAAAGGAGTTTGCACCTCATAATCTAAATCATAAAAGTAAAACGAATGACTGGTACTAGCTCTATAACCTGGTATGTTTGTATATCCCATACTATAATCTTCTATCGTATCCATATCTACTAATTGTTTGTAATGTCCAGGCATTGAGATCTTAGAAAATGCAGTCATCGTTTTAGATAGAGGTCGATTAGTAATGCTCTCATATCTTTCTGTTTCATTAGTAATTTTATTTTCTCCATTTGCATAAGAGAACCTCAACCCTATTTCTACATAGTCTGATATATGCTTAATAAGTTCGCGATGAATTCTAGAGCGATATGAGACTCCATTATCAATATAATTGTAATCTCCTAGATGAAATAAAAACAGTACTCGCCTGCTGTATTTAAGCCTTTTGGGGAGTTTAGCTATGCTTTCTCTGTAAATCCTGAGAATGATATCATAAACATCATAGGGATCCTTAGTAAGTCTTAAATGAACTCCTATTTGTCTAAATAATTTCCTTAACCTTAACTGACGTAAATTTTCATATAGGGAATGGATGACGGGTACAATCGCTCTATTTTTATATTGAAAAATGCTAGCCGTTTCAAAGGCAGTGATGATTTGTGTTTCTCGCTTTCGCGGAAGCGTAATGTCAAATCGCTTTTCTAGTTCTTCACCAAGTCGATTAACCCATAAGTCTAATAGTGGTACTTCTAAAAAGTGATGTTGTGCAGCGATACTAGCTGAGGCTGTAAAACGACCTAAACTATCTTTTACTTGAGGTAAATATTCTTCATACCTAGTTAGTAAATAAAAACTAGCCGCAAATACATCAAATGGTAAATCACTTCTGTCTGGCGCCTTAAAAAATATGGGCAATTGACCCCATTTATGTACTTCTATTTTATGATCGTCTATACCTACCTCATTTAAAAGTCCATAGGACCATATAAAAAATTCATCACCTAAAGGCTTTTTACCATAAGAAAACTTAGGTCCTTCATGTGCTATAAATTCACTAAGATCTGATGTGAAATCAAACGGTATCTCTAGCAATCTTTTAAAGATATGCTTAAATATATATTGTTTGCGAGAAGATAATTTATTAGTAAAAATTAAAACCATTACATCAAATTATGATCTGCAAAACTGTAAAAGTTCTCGCAAGTGATTATAAGATGATCGAGTACTTTAACATCCATTATTTTACCAGCTTCTATCAACTTTTGTGTGAGTCGCTTATCATCCATGCTAGGCATTAATTTCCCGCTAGGATGATTGTGCGCTAGAATCATTGCTACGGCAGCTTCTTCAACCGCTTTTTGAAATACAATGCGTGTATCTACCATAGTACCTGTAAAACCACCTTTACTTATTTGATGTTTTGCTAATACTTTATGGCTATTGTTAAGATATAAGATCCAAAATTCTTCATGTGGTAAATCACCTATAATAGGTTGTAATACATTAAAGGCATCATCACTGCAGGTAATAACAGGTTTAGAAATAGGTATTTCACTAGCTCGTCGTTTACCTAACTCCATGGCAGCGGCTATAGTTATTGCCTTTGCCTCTCCTATTCCCTTAAACTTCATTAATTCTTTAACACTCAATTTTCCTAATTTATCAAGTGAATTACCTGCATGATTGAGGATTAACCTACTTAATTCTACCGCACTCATTTCTCTACTACCACTACCTATTAAAATAGCTATTAATTCTGCATCTGATAATGCACTACTACCATTAACTAGTAATTTTTCACGTGGTCTATCATTTTCAGACCAATTTTTTATAGAGAATGAAGTGGATTCTTGAGTCATGCTATAAATATAGCGCTTACCTTATAAATACAGGCTCATTTTCCTTTATAGTGTCTTTTTCTGAATAACGATAATCATCCATTTGAAAAGCTAAAACATCTGATAAACTACTAGCCTTACTCTCAATTAAAAATCGTGCCATGGTACCACGAGCTTTCTTTGCAAAAAAAGAAATCACTTTAAGTTTATCATTTTTATAGTCCTTAAAAATTGGACTTATTAAATGTCCATTCAAAGACTTCTTTTCTATCACTTTAAAATATTCATTACTTGCTAGATTCACTACTACTTCATCTTCTTTTATCTCTTTATTAAGTGAAGGAGTTACAATATCTTTCCAGAAGGCATAAAGGTTTTTATCTTTTCCTATAGAAAGTTTAGTTCCCATCTCAAGTCGATATGGTTGCAACAAGTCTAGTGGCCTTAAATATCCATACAACCCAGATAGTATGCGCACCATGGACTGCATGTCATCGATGTGATTTGATTGTAATGTATAAGCATCTAAACCTGTATAAACGTCACCAGCAAATGCATATACTGCTGGCCTGCTATTAGCGGCAGTAAATTCTACTTCAAAGTCTTGATTACGTTGGTAATTTAAATCTGCAAGCGTATCTGAAATATGCATTAATTCACCTATTTCTTTAGCAGACATTTTTTTTAAAACTTTATTAAGTTTTGTAGCTTCTTTTATAAATACAGGCTGTGTATGATCTTTAATAGGAAGTTCTGTTTTATAATCAAGGGTTTTTGCTGGCGATAGTAAAATTTTCATGGCGCTTAAATTTAAGACTCAAAAATAAGAGTAGAAATTTCTTTTATCACATAAAGGCTAGTTAACTTATCAATACAATAATTGATAATCCTTATCTAATAAAAAAGTCCAAATGACATAATGATATCATTTGGACTTTTTTTAAGCATCCTTAGAATTTGCAGCATACACACGCCATTTTTCGATACAATTTTTCATATCATCTGGTATGTCGCAATTAAAACTCATCCATTGTTTAGTTACCGGATGTTCAAAACCTAGTGTTTTTGCATGAAGTGCCTGACGTGGTAATACCTTCATGCAGTTATCTACAAACTGTTTATATTTAGTAAAACTAGTTCCTTTTAAAATCTTATCTCCGCCATAGCGTTCATCATTAAATAACGTATGACCTATGTGCTTCATATGAACACGTATTTGATGTGTTCTACCAGTTTCAAGTTTGCAAGAGATCATAGTTACATAACCTAGTCCTTCAATCACATTCCAGTGTGTAACAGCTGGCTTTCCTTTGTAAGCTTCTTCACCAGACCAGACATAGTTTTGCAATCTATTTTTAGGATGTCTACCTATATTACCTTCGACAGTTCCACTTTCTTCATCAAAATTCCCCCAGACTATAGCAATATACTCACGTTCACTTGTCTTTGCAGCAAATTGAGCACTTAAATATGACATCGCGTTTTCTGTCTTTGCAACGACTAGTAGTCCACTGGTATCTTTGTCTATACGATGTACTAGACCAGGACGATTACTGCTATTATTAGGCAGGTTTTCAAAATGATGTATCAGCGCATTGATAAGTGTCCCAGAATAGTTACCATGACCAGGATGAACAACCATACCTGCAGGTTTATTTACAACAACTAAAGAATCATCTTCATATACGATGTCTAATGGAATATCTTCAGCAACTAATAAATTCTCATGTGGTGGATGCTTAAATAATACACGTATGCGATCACCAGCCTTAACCTTATAGTTAGATTTTACAACCTCATCATTTACTCTTACAGCACCATCTTTGATACTTTGCTGTATCTTACTACGAGTCGCATTTTCTATAAAATTCATTAAATACTTATCGACTCTTAATGGCTCTTGTCCATCACTAGCAGTAAATTGATGATGTTCAAATAAATCATCGTCGTGAGCGTCATCCAGCTCTTCTGTATTAGTTACCTGTGGCATCTTCTGTTGTATCTTGAGCAGCTGGCTCTTCTCTATTGAGTAATGATTTATCTCCTAGTACTAAATCTATAACTGACGTTTTCATGAGAGATGCACCTGGCTCTATTTTATCACCTTTATAGCGCAACTCCAGTACCATATCAGTAGCTATATGTGGTCTGTAAGTAACATTACCTACCTTAAACCCTAAAGCTTTTAAAGTTGGTTCAGCTTGTCTTCTTGTTCTATTAATCAGGTTAGGTATTTTAACCTCACCATATCCTGATGGATTTAATTTTATATAAATCTGTCTATTCTCTTTAACAAATTTTCCAGCAGCAGGATCTTGTTCGATAACACTACGCGGTGGAAACTCTGGATTATAGCTTGAACTATCAATTAATTTACGTCTCAAATCTAATTCTTCAAGCTGCTCGTCAACTTCAACAAGTGATAACTTTGCGAGATTAGGAACTTGAATTTTTTGACCATGATTCGTGTAAGAACTCAACCAAAATAAATAGACAAAGCACAAAGCAACTATTAAAGCTATCGCTAATAATAAATGCTTCAAAAATGTTTTTGTAAAAAGAAATTTAATAAAACTCATGTAATTAATTCAAATCGTTTAAAAATGTCGTAAAATTAATACTAACTCTTTTAGAACCATTAGTTTGTAAATAATAACGATCTCTAGCCGCATTCATATTCCCTATCTCTAACATAAATGCCGGTGCATTAACCTTTTCTAATAACGCTGTACCATTCACTTCAGTACGTATAGTAGAAAAATAAGCGTCTTTAGTCAAATGTGTGATTAAAGAACTAGCATGCTCTTTACTTTTTGCAAACTCCATGTTTTTATCATTAAGTACTATAGCAGCTTGTCTAGGACCATTATTTGAAAAACCCATGTGTATGGAAATGACTAAATCAGGTTTTAAAGCATTTATCTGGGCTGCACGTTCTTCTATAGATAAATGTACACCTGTAGGGTTATGATAAATAACATTTACATCACTAGTTAATTCACCAGTAATCTCGGCGACCAAAGCATAAAGTATTTCAAACTCGCTTTCATCCTCGACTATTGCTCCTCTATCGACATCATCATGCCCACGATCTATTACAACCGTAAAAGTTTTAACATCATCATCACTTGCTTTCACCATAATACTAACGGTGCAAAACAGTATAAAAAGAAGATATTTTTTCATCTTAAATATTTGTTCAAATATAATCATTGAAAACATACTTAGAACCAGTTCTTTTTTAACTTTGTTGTTCACGCTTTTGCGAAAAGTTAATCTATGAAAAACATTGCGGTATTAATGGGCGGCTATTCTAGTGAGTGGCAAATCTCTATGAAAAGTGGAGCTGTAATCGCAGAGCACCTAGACCGGAACTTATACAATGTATTCCCAATTGCTATTTTACAGGAAGGTTGGTATTATAAAGATACTTCAGGTAAACGCTATGAGGTGGATAAAAATGATTTTAGCATTACCGTAGACGGTAAACATATCACCTTTGATTGCATATACAATACCATACACGGTACACCAGGAGAAGATGGGAGAATCCAGGCTTATCTTGAATTGTTACATATACCACAAACTTCATGCGACTCTTATCAAAGCGCCATAACCTTTAATAAAAGAGATTGTATTGCCGTATTAAAACCATGGGGTATTTATACTGGTAAACACATCTACCTTAACAAAGGCGCAGATTATAATGCAGAAGATATCTCTAAAAGACTAGGATTACCTTACTTTGTAAAAGCAAATCGTAGCGGCAGTAGCTTTGGGGTTTCTAAAGTATATGAAACAAGTGAACTAGAAAAAGCCCTGGAAGTTGCCTTTGCAGTTGATGATGAAGTAATACTAGAATCCTTTTTAGACGGTACTGAAGTATCTGTAGGTATATATCAAATTGACGATGAAATAATTGCGCTACCACCTACAGAGATTGTAAGTGAGAACGACTTCTTTGATTATGAAGCAAAATATCAAGGTAAATCTCAAGAAATAACACCTGCTAGAATATCTCTAGAACTTACTCTCGCGGTACAAGAACAAAGTAAAAGAATATATAGTGTACTCAAATGTAAAGGAATCGCCAGAGCTGACTTTATCTTTCATGATGGTACACCACATTTTATAGAAATAAATACTAATCCCGGAATGAGTACAGAAAGTATTATTCCTCAACAAATAAAAGCTACTCATAAAACGCTTCAACAAGTATTTACAGACGTTATAGAGAACACCATAAAACACCATTCATGAAAAGAGCCGTATTCCCAGGAAGTTTTGACCCTATAACATTAGGCCATTATGACATTATAGAACGTGGTCTAGGCCTTTTTGATGAAATTATTATCGCCATAGGTGTTAACGCAGATAAAAAATACATGTTCTCTCTTGAGCAACGTAAAGAATTTATAGAAAAAGCTTTCATTAACCAACCCAAGATTAAAGTCATGACCTACTCTGGATTGACTATTGATTTCTGTAAAGAAAATGATGCCAGCTTTATTTTACGTGGACTACGTAATCCTGGTGACTTTGAGTTTGAAAAAGCGATTGCACATACTAATCGTAAATTATCAGAAATAGAAACCGTGTTTCTATTAACTAGCTCTGGTAAATCATACATATCATCATCAATCGTTAGAGATGTGATAAGAAATAATGGAGACTTCACTAGTCTCGTACCAGATACCGTAAAGTTATGAGACTACTCACCTACTTCTTATTAATTACCATAGTTATATCGTGCCAGCAATCTGATAAGCAAATCGCCGAGGAAATAAAAGACTGGCAAACACCTTTTGAAAAAGGTAACGGAAATCAAACGGCTACATACCAAGAAGTAATTACGTTTTATAAAGATTTAGCTTCATCATATTCTACAATAGAGATAGAAGAAATAGGATTGACCGACAGCGGTTTACCACTTCACCTTATTAGTTTTTCAAAAAGCAATATAGATTGGAAATCCGTTAATGAGGACAAGATTAAAATACTCGTTAATAATGGTATTCATCCAGGAGAAAGTGACGGTATAGATGCTACCATGATGTTGATGAGAGATCTAGCTACTGGTAAAATCGACGCGCCAGATAATCTCATTTTTTCGGCCATCGCGATTTATAATGTAGGAGGCTCTTTAAATCGTAACAGTCATACTAGAACTAATCAAAATGGACCAGAATCATACGGTTTTAGAGGTAATGCTCGCAATTATGATTTAAATAGAGATTTCATAAAAGCAGACAGCCGCAATGCTCAATCTTTTTATCAGGTCTATCATAAAGTAAACCCAGATATATTCATAGACAATCATGTAAGTAATGGCGCAGACTATCAATACACATTAACACACCTATTTACACAACATAACAAGCTGGGCAAATCTGCAGGAAACTACCTTTACAACCATCTTCAAAAAGATCTAGAACAACGCATGCAAGACCGTGATCATTCTATGACGCCTTATGTAAATGTTTATGGTGTATCACCAGAAAACGGATTTTCTCAATTCATGGATCATCCACGTTACAGTACTGGATATACCACACTGTGGAACACCTTAGGCTTTATGATAGAAACACACATGCTTAAGCCGTATAAAGACAGAGTTCTGGGTACAAAAGCTATAATGGAAGAAACCATTGCTCTAGGTACTGAGAATATAAACGCCATAAAAGCAGCCAGATCTTCATCTTTTAAAGAATTTAATGACGCTAGATATTATGCACTTAACCATATAGTAGACAGAGATAAAGCAGACACGCTACTTTTTAAAGGCTATAAAGCGCAACGCAATATTAGCGAGGTAACTGGACAGGAACTACTCACATATGATCGTAATCAACCTTTTGAAAAAAACACACCATATTACAATCATTTTATCGCCACAGATTCAATTAAAATACCTTCCTTTTATGTGATACCACAAGGGCAATGGGAGATTATCGAATTAATGCGCATGAATAATATTCAAATGGAAGTTTTACCTAAGGACAGTACAATAACGGTCACACAATACCGCATAGAAGATTTTAATACGTCTAGTAACGCTTATGAAGGACACTATCCTCATTCTGACGTTGTTTTAAGTAAGAAAAATATAGAATTACGCTTTCGCGAAAGCGATATCATCATTCCTACTGCACAACCAGGAATAAGATACATTATTGAGACTTTAGAACCGCAGGGACAAGATTCTTTTTTTAAATGGAACTTTTTTGATACAATTCTACAGCAAAAAGAAGGCTTTTCTTCATACGTATTTGAGAATACAGCAAAAGGAATGCTATCAAGTAATGCTAATCTCAAAAAAGAGTTTGACTCTATTAAAAAATCAAACGATAATTTTGCACAAAGTAATTATGCACAATTAAAGTGGCTGCACGATCGCTCTCCTAACTATGAAAAAGCTCATTTAAATTATCCAATCTATAAAGTTCATTACAATGATTAAAAATATTCTTATTCTTTTAATAGCATGCGCATTTATCTCTTGTAAAAAAGATAAAGAAATTATCGATTTAAATGTACAAGGTGCTGTAAAGACAACGCGTCTTATTGCAGACTTTAATTGCAATAACATCTCTTATGTTTTTCAAGTACCATTTTATGAAGGTGACACCGATACCCAAAAACGACTTAATAAAGCAATAAAAAATCTTATTACTCAAGACTTTATTGATGTTACATACAATAAAGATGCAGACCTAGAAGAAATATGGTCTATTTTCATATCTCATCGCGAGCAAAAGATATGTAGTGGTGATATGAGTGGTATATCAAATATTAATATAGAACATACTACACAAACAGATGCACTAATAAGTTATGAGCTTACCTATACTAGAAATGGTCAACATAAAAGATTGATCAATACGTTTAAAAAGCCAGAGCTTACTACTTTAACAACCCTAGACCTTACTAAAGATCAAAAGGAAGATGACGTGAGAACTATTTTTGACATTAATTTACAACAGTCTGTTGCTAATCTTGCTCTTGAGGTAAAAATGGATGACCAGACTGCTTTTAGAAACTATGTGCAAAACAAAGTTTTCAAATTTGAAAAAGAAGAATTTGAAAACGCGACTATAGGTATTAAAGAACTAGGTGTAGATTCTTTAACACTACAGTTAACAAAGCACATAGAGCTACCAGAAACGTTTATGTACTTGAATCCAGATGTAAAAGTGGAGATTAGAGCTAAAGAGATGGAATATTATCTAGACCTATCGCCTCTTAAAATTTAAAGTCTGATCTGGAAACAGTTCCTTAATATTACTATAGGAAGATTCTAGAGCCTTCTCTGCCTCTTCTTGATCAAGCCATGTGGCAATATCAATTCCTTCTTCTTCTTGAGGCGCTAGTTTACCCTTATAATTGGTCTCTAGGAGGTACCAGTGTGTAAGCTTTAATTTTAGAGAGGATTTTCTATTAAATACATGGTAAGTACATCCCAGCTTATCAACGATTTTCAATTTCTTTACACCAGTTTCTTCTTCTATTTCCCTTTTTGCGGTTTTTTTCATTCCTTCAAAACGATTGGACTTTCCTTTTGGGAGATCCCATTTACCGTTGCGATGTATGAATAAAAACTTATTCTCTTTATTAATTACAAGGCCGCCACCAGCTTTCACTAGTGGTAACTTTTTATGTAATCTTTTTAATATTTTTTTTCATTTTTTGAATAAAGCAATACTTTTTTAAGCTTGCCCTTCTCAATTTTCTTAATAATCTTGAGCAAGTCAACATCTTTAAGAGAAAAAACTCCATAATCGGGATAATCATCCCTATTTGATGTCACGATAATTGCGACGTCTTTCACAAAAACTTTATACATTTGCGCCATGGTTATAAATAAGGATATCGCAATTAAAACGGCTGAATTATTATTGCAAATTAAAGCAATAAAATTGCAACCACAAGAACCTTTTACATGGGCTAGCGGCTGGAGATCACCAATCTATTGTGATAACCGCGTAACGCTTTCATACCCAACGATTCGCAATTTCTTAAGAGAACAACTCTCAAATCAAATTGAAGAATTATACGGTAAGCCAGATGTTATTGCTGGAGTGGCAACAGGAGCTATAGGTATAGGTATGCTAGTAGCAGACTACTTAAATCTTCCATTTGTATATGTTAGACCCGAAGCAAAGAAGCATGGCCGTCAAAATCAAATTGAAGGACATCTAGAAGCAGGTCAATCAGTAGTTGTTATAGAAGATTTAATAAGCACTGGTAAAAGCAGTTTAAATGCCGTAAACGCACTTAAAGAAAGTGGTGCAACTGTGAAAGGTATGTTGGCATTGTTTTCGTATGGCTTTGAATTTGCACAAGAAAACTTTGAAAAACATGATTTGAACTTACACACATTAAGTGATTATAACCACTTAATATTACAAGCTCAAAATACTGGACATTTCTCAGTGCAAGAAATTGAATTATTAAAAAGCTGGAGAAAAGATCCTAGCGCCTGGACAGGTAAATAAAATATTATGAATTTAGAAAGCCGTACGGTACAGACACAAAAAACACCGCAAGAGTTATTTGAATTTTTAACCCAAGTTGAAAATTATAAGCAGTTAATGCCAGATGACACAAAATTTGAAACTCATGGAGATGACAAATTTTTGTTCGGTCTTAAAGGTATGCCAGAAATAAAACTAGGTCTTCAAGAATCCATACCTTTTACTAATGTCACACTAGGCTCCACTAGTGACAAACTAGCATTTACATTAAGTTGTAATATTGAACAAGTTGCAAATGGCTCTCAAGCGCAATTAATCTTTAATGGAGAATTTAAT from Nonlabens arenilitoris harbors:
- a CDS encoding DUF7033 domain-containing protein; this encodes MVLIFTNKLSSRKQYIFKHIFKRLLEIPFDFTSDLSEFIAHEGPKFSYGKKPLGDEFFIWSYGLLNEVGIDDHKIEVHKWGQLPIFFKAPDRSDLPFDVFAASFYLLTRYEEYLPQVKDSLGRFTASASIAAQHHFLEVPLLDLWVNRLGEELEKRFDITLPRKRETQIITAFETASIFQYKNRAIVPVIHSLYENLRQLRLRKLFRQIGVHLRLTKDPYDVYDIILRIYRESIAKLPKRLKYSRRVLFLFHLGDYNYIDNGVSYRSRIHRELIKHISDYVEIGLRFSYANGENKITNETERYESITNRPLSKTMTAFSKISMPGHYKQLVDMDTIEDYSMGYTNIPGYRASTSHSFYFYDLDYEVQTPLRVYPYALHYRSIEHFMLNGQQAIIDKLLKYAHSVTGNFIVIFDNAQLDLKKRSHIYTIIKNY
- a CDS encoding N-acetylmuramoyl-L-alanine amidase family protein, encoding MKKYLLFILFCTVSIMVKASDDDVKTFTVVIDRGHDDVDRGAIVEDESEFEILYALVAEITGELTSDVNVIYHNPTGVHLSIEERAAQINALKPDLVISIHMGFSNNGPRQAAIVLNDKNMEFAKSKEHASSLITHLTKDAYFSTIRTEVNGTALLEKVNAPAFMLEIGNMNAARDRYYLQTNGSKRVSINFTTFLNDLN
- the yaaA gene encoding peroxide stress protein YaaA, yielding MKILLSPAKTLDYKTELPIKDHTQPVFIKEATKLNKVLKKMSAKEIGELMHISDTLADLNYQRNQDFEVEFTAANSRPAVYAFAGDVYTGLDAYTLQSNHIDDMQSMVRILSGLYGYLRPLDLLQPYRLEMGTKLSIGKDKNLYAFWKDIVTPSLNKEIKEDEVVVNLASNEYFKVIEKKSLNGHLISPIFKDYKNDKLKVISFFAKKARGTMARFLIESKASSLSDVLAFQMDDYRYSEKDTIKENEPVFIR
- a CDS encoding PASTA domain-containing protein, which produces MSFIKFLFTKTFLKHLLLAIALIVALCFVYLFWLSSYTNHGQKIQVPNLAKLSLVEVDEQLEELDLRRKLIDSSSYNPEFPPRSVIEQDPAAGKFVKENRQIYIKLNPSGYGEVKIPNLINRTRRQAEPTLKALGFKVGNVTYRPHIATDMVLELRYKGDKIEPGASLMKTSVIDLVLGDKSLLNREEPAAQDTTEDATGN
- a CDS encoding replication-associated recombination protein A; the protein is MLNSPLAERIRPQNLNDYLSQNHLIGEKGTLRQHILNGTIPSLILWGPPGTGKTTLANIIAQESKRPFYTLSAINSGVKDVREVIDKAKNSGGLFTAKNPILFIDEIHRFSKSQQDSLLAAVEKGWVTLIGATTENPSFEVIPALLSRCQVYVLDAFAKADLEELLHRAIKVDEVLSNKDITLAETEALLRISGGDARKLLNIFELVINSQPLGPIVITNELVFEQVQSNPARYDKTGEQHYDIISAFIKSIRGSDPNASVYWLARMIEGGEDLKFIARRMLILASEDIGNANPTALIMANNAFQAVSTIGYPESRIILSQCAIYLATSIKSNASYLAIGQAQQIVKQTGDLPVPLGLRNAPTKLMKELGYGQEYKYAHDHPGNFAQYDFLPKEISKTKFFEPGNNPREQAQREFLEKRWKDHYDYKPNKG
- the coaD gene encoding pantetheine-phosphate adenylyltransferase, with the translated sequence MKRAVFPGSFDPITLGHYDIIERGLGLFDEIIIAIGVNADKKYMFSLEQRKEFIEKAFINQPKIKVMTYSGLTIDFCKENDASFILRGLRNPGDFEFEKAIAHTNRKLSEIETVFLLTSSGKSYISSSIVRDVIRNNGDFTSLVPDTVKL
- the radC gene encoding RadC family protein codes for the protein MTQESTSFSIKNWSENDRPREKLLVNGSSALSDAELIAILIGSGSREMSAVELSRLILNHAGNSLDKLGKLSVKELMKFKGIGEAKAITIAAAMELGKRRASEIPISKPVITCSDDAFNVLQPIIGDLPHEEFWILYLNNSHKVLAKHQISKGGFTGTMVDTRIVFQKAVEEAAVAMILAHNHPSGKLMPSMDDKRLTQKLIEAGKIMDVKVLDHLIITCENFYSFADHNLM
- a CDS encoding YjjG family noncanonical pyrimidine nucleotidase, which produces MFKNIEHLFFDLDHTLWDFDLNSKLAYKQIFEEHDIKLDLDTFINIYEPLNLEFWRKFRENLITKEELRYQRLKTAFEACNYTINDDQINLFADLYIQYLPNNNHLFPGCTELLDNLKGKFKMHLITNGFNGVQQNKIDKAGLSDYFNVVLTAEAAGYKKPAPQIFYQALEMAGASVENSLMIGDSYAADILGAQRIGLKTIWFHTTNQQIPQDEVVVHDLMSIQPLLGL
- a CDS encoding D-alanine--D-alanine ligase gives rise to the protein MKNIAVLMGGYSSEWQISMKSGAVIAEHLDRNLYNVFPIAILQEGWYYKDTSGKRYEVDKNDFSITVDGKHITFDCIYNTIHGTPGEDGRIQAYLELLHIPQTSCDSYQSAITFNKRDCIAVLKPWGIYTGKHIYLNKGADYNAEDISKRLGLPYFVKANRSGSSFGVSKVYETSELEKALEVAFAVDDEVILESFLDGTEVSVGIYQIDDEIIALPPTEIVSENDFFDYEAKYQGKSQEITPARISLELTLAVQEQSKRIYSVLKCKGIARADFIFHDGTPHFIEINTNPGMSTESIIPQQIKATHKTLQQVFTDVIENTIKHHS
- a CDS encoding RluA family pseudouridine synthase, whose protein sequence is MPQVTNTEELDDAHDDDLFEHHQFTASDGQEPLRVDKYLMNFIENATRSKIQQSIKDGAVRVNDEVVKSNYKVKAGDRIRVLFKHPPHENLLVAEDIPLDIVYEDDSLVVVNKPAGMVVHPGHGNYSGTLINALIHHFENLPNNSSNRPGLVHRIDKDTSGLLVVAKTENAMSYLSAQFAAKTSEREYIAIVWGNFDEESGTVEGNIGRHPKNRLQNYVWSGEEAYKGKPAVTHWNVIEGLGYVTMISCKLETGRTHQIRVHMKHIGHTLFNDERYGGDKILKGTSFTKYKQFVDNCMKVLPRQALHAKTLGFEHPVTKQWMSFNCDIPDDMKNCIEKWRVYAANSKDA